The Hydra vulgaris chromosome 05, alternate assembly HydraT2T_AEP genome includes the window TGTACAACTTACAACtcccttaaagctgactgggacttttgccatgattttcttcgtgatggcccttggttagaaatcttttgtcttcctgctaacaaatgtgcttcttacataacttcttggattTAGGCTTGATTccaattgaaaccattacttctatatttatcagcaaaacaattctcgagaaaacagacgtctgtttactattgctagaaaccattgtaaaaaggttttgtgtaGTCCACTTTTCTCAgttcatgaaatctcgtatttcatatcaaaaattaggctctcatgacttctggagattctttaacagtatcaataataagggcaaatctgttttCTTTTCAAACTTAACATAATGTTTCTATGAGTGCAATATTTTGAGtgaaaaaagcttaaaaaacaaatatattacaaaagtaaatCCCTAAACTTGtgtatattttacttttgtttacttATGTAAGTATGGAAACtgttttggatatccggaaaaactaaaagtttaaaaaactatccGGAATTTCGGAAATATATGGAAAAAGATAATTGCTGATTAGTGTTATGGAGTGGactttaaacactaaaaaaatctacttgactattttttataccttgcttataaagttttttttataccttgTTTATAAagtcaaagttttatttataaatggaatgtttataaaacaattttcattttatgtaTGCTAAGATTTCTCTTGAATTggaaattttagtttattttgctaATTGAATACTAAATTTTGTTTAGACTATTTTGCTATTGAATatcaaattattaacaaatgtcAGTAGCGGAAGAGGTTGTCATTCAATAGTAGAGATAGATTGTCATTCTTTGAATTGAATGACAATCTATCTCTattgattgaaattttttgtcaataaaattgGTTAAATAACTAACATGTCGGTTGTTATTGTAACgaccaaaaaatatattataaaaaactttttatacaatgcttactaaatataaaacaatagcGTCCAACAGTTTTGGAAATCGCCTGTTGTAGGGGAGAGTGTGTATGAAAGAGCCAGGAGCCAATACCATTATTTCTAACTTACTGGCATCCAATCCTTATTGTACTTAACTCATTGTGTGACAACACTGGATACCTGTAACCCACAAAAAATGTACAGTTCTACTAAAATAAATAGCGTCGTAAGGGAGcattaaagattttgaaaatgaaaagtaattttttggtggtttacttatttattttaaagattaaatgtaatgttttatttgataaaagaaaTATGCTgcattcttatatatatatatatttgcccttcatttacacaaaaaatattagattaaagCTTTTgtcaaaattgtttaatttaaggTTATGTATTTaaccaaacaattttttgaaagagcCGACTGTTTATGCTatgaatttactttttattatactaaataaTCGTTTTGCGCTTTGGACTTCATATATTTTTCGTAATGCTTCATTGAGCTTATTCTATCGAAATTAGTTGTTTTAATGACTTTTCCTGATGTTGTAAAACATAGCTCCGTTtgaacttaaaataatatttaatgaaatttttaaaagtcaaagatctgaaaaagtcattttttttttaaagtttaaataattttttaaaactttttttttactgtttgattcattttattatattctattatgtgtttattatacattatgtatttttattattatgttatttcattattctcattctcatttaattttttgattttgaataatttgtaaaactattattaaagctgttttatcatttgttttatcattgattatcatagagttataaaactttaagtacAATTTGATTTTTAGAAGTCTATTTaagagtttaatatttttaaaagacttaatAGTGTTCAAAAAAAGTTACGGCTGATGGTCATTCGAAAAAAGTTACGGCTTATTCATGGCACAGAGGTGGCTCTTTCATTGACACAATGTTATGAAAGAgctgttttctttctttttttaaaacaggtgTATGATAGATTATTAGCATTGTTATCcgatttattttagttttaaaatattacccAATAATGTagttattgaattaaaaaaaaaaaaaaagttattacaattGAGTTTTTTTCACGCTATTTTAAAACTGGCTCTTTCATACTCACTCTCCCctatacattttatttgttaattattttaaaagtgactTTTCTGCTATAGTATCTCTATACTATGTAACAAAAAgcatgagtaaaaaaaattatatttttagagtaTAAACCAAATTCAGTTATAAACCAAGTTCTTTtcattgttaaattaaaaaatcatcaaaatttatgaaacagTTCAAAGATTTTGTTCTTAATTTACACTAAATTTTACTCGACTGGTTAGTCGAATTGAATTATTTccttctgtttaaaaaaaatcatttaaaaaaagactgcataaagaaaacaatttaaagctGAAATACGAAGCTCTACTGGAATTAGAgaaaggaaaaataaataaaaaggttttgaaaatctTTGATATCCCACCAAACACTCTTTCAACCTggaaaaagaataaagataaaatcTTTGACGCTATTCGTCTAGGAAATTTGGCTAAACGGGTGAAAGTAGATACGTATTATCAAGTCAACAAAGCTGTACTCAAATGGTTCAAACGAATAAGAGCTGATGTCCCAATCAGTGGTTTGCtggtaaaagaaaaagttttatattttgcgAAAGAGTTAagcttcaaaaattttcaagctTCGGATGGATGGCTAgacaaatttaagaaaaagtaaattaatttcttattaaattctcttcaatttttatgattaatgaCTTTACAATATATGATTATTCTGCAGCTTTTtctttaattgctttaaaaaaataaagtaaataattccAGAATTAGACATTATCGAAACTTGCAAAGACCTCGAAGTTAAATTAAAACGTACGTATCGCACGTATAAGTTACGTCAAAgcaattataactttttttttgtaaatatagtaTATCTTTCAAAACCATTTCTGGAGTGGCAAAGTCTGTTAATGATCAGATAACTGCCTACAATTCTCTCTCGATACCcacttgaaaatatttcaatgccGATGAATTCGGTCTTTTCTACCAATATTTGGCTGacaaaagtttacatttaaaaaatgaaaagtgcATAAGAGGCAAGCATAGTAAAATGCGCCTGACTAGGATTGACGCAGGTAATGTTAAAGGAGAAAGACTTTCAATGTTTGAAATTGGAAAATCGAAGTCTCCTAGATGTTTATAGGTGTGAAAAGTATTCCTTGTCGCTATCGGGCCCAACCAAAAAGTTGGATGTCGGCAGAATTATTTGAGGAGTGGGTTAAAGAAATTGACCGAAAGTTTAGTTTTCAGAAAAGGAAAATTCCTTTAATTGTAGATAATTGTTCTGCTCATCCTAACGTGCAGAAACTTGATTGGGTGGAGCTTATCTTTCTTCCACCGAATACAACTTTGATCACCCAACCTATGGATCAAGGAGTTAACCGATCTCTTAAAGCCAAATATCGCTTGCTTACTGTGAAAAAGCAAATTGCTGCCTTAGAAAAAGAGAACAAGATGCTTAAGTTTTCTATCTTAATTGCTATGTTTATGCTAACAAAAGCATGGAATTCCATTCCTGATCAAACCTtcataaattgtttcaaaaaatcagTAATATCATTAGAAGCAGTAGAACAGCTTGTAAATGATGCTAATGACCTTTTCTGTGACTTAGATGTAGACGAGACTGTAATGGAAAACATAGATTTCGATGTTTGCATTGCCAACAAATCATCAGATGAGGACATCATTGCAGAAGTTTCTGAGCATGATGCTATTGAAATTGAAGAGGAATCCGATGATTGTGCGTTAGTGTTTCTGACAATGCTACAAAACCAAGTCTGAACGAAGCGATGCATGCTGTCACTGTACTCAAGAATTACAGTCTTTAATCTAACTGTGGAGATGATATGACAAAAGCTCTTAAAGACATAAATCGTGTCATTGAAATGGATTTAAGCGGCTCAAAAAGACAATCTACAATTACTGactttttttgataatgtaaaAGTTTAAACCACAATATATATCGCATTTAGGCCTAAGAATCactatttgtttgtttgtttcatttttattcgtTACTTTGACCagaatatttggaaaaaaagtcAACTTTCTATAATTCGAAAATCTCTCtaattcgaactttttttttcccctCCGTTAAATtcgaaccttttttttttccccccATTAAATTCGAATTAGAGAGATTGTACtgtaataaagttatttgttaatatttgttaatatttgttaatatttgttacTTTCCCTGTTTTACtgctttattataattttaactttatatataatataaattaatattatataattaaatcaatattataatatattaatatataattaaattaatattataagtaattattacttataagattaatttaatatataaaataatataatttattatatataatattaaaataaatttaaattaattaaaataataaattaaatactttaaattaatcaaaataataacaactgaaagagtaatgaaattttttctccaaaaaaatttttaatgataaaaaaaaaagaaaaaaagaaaaagattttctaatatttaattgtaaatacATCCTAATCGTTATGactgttttcatattttgaataataacttATCGTTATGACCGTTTTCATATTTCCAATAATAACTAATCGTTATGACCGTtttcatattttgaataataactaatatattcTGGATAATCGATATATCCATCTTTATTGTAATCTTGATCTCTAAGGATCATATCGACAAACTCAACTAATGTTTCTGTGTTATCCACTGTCGGcgctaaaaaataaattatgaaaagttattttctcaaaaacaaACTTCCATAATccgataaaataaaaaaagatcaaaaattatGACTCTGTTCGTGTAACATcagctaaaaatatatatatatataaaacgtcatttaaaataactttaattaatgaaaaagttttgaaaaaaatattatatctgtCATTATTTGAAACttatctaaaagtaaaaatttgtgtAAGATAAACCTTAAAAACGACATCAATATCATGATTTTAGGTTAAGAATTATTCATTTATGTACAATAATTAGCATAAAAATAGCAGTACCTGGAATTTCTTGAAAACTATAGAACAACATTTTTGTACTAATTACCGAGAAAATCTTATTGTATTTTGGTCAAAAAATCACATCGTAATGctttacattttgttttaacgacaaaacaatcaaaaaaaggtCGCAGTCATTGAAATAGCAGTGATATCtgaaaatggaaatttttttttcttgtcttaGTATTAATAAgatgaaaaataaatagaatagaATGATATTTACCCTTAGTATTTTAGCAATCATTAGTATTTTAGCAAAATCTTTATTTTGGATAACAACTTCAATGTCAATGCATTAAATCAACTCGGCATTGACTTCTTTCTGCAGGTATTGCGCACCACCCTTGTTAAATAGCTCCCCATAACTGTTGAGTAGCAGCAGAAGCTGCTTATTTAACATCACCTCATAAGTTTTTAATGGGGTTAAGGTTGGGTCACTGAGCTCATAACCTCAGCCCCGTTGACCTGAAACCACTCATTTGCCTTACGTCTAGTGTGTTTTGGGTCGTTGTCTTGTTGGAAGACTTATTTTAGCggtatatttttattagcataGGAAAGAATAACATTTTTAGtgatatctacatatatatgtttgtcCATGATACCATTAATCTTATAAATAGGTCCTACATTATATGAGAAGCATCCCCATACCATGACTTTAGATCCACCATATTTTAGACTTACCCGAATATTTTTGACGGAATTCAGTTGCACTTTATCTTTTAAACCTTTACattcattttaaattcaatgGTCTATTATACATTGTGCTAAATTTTGATGGGCCAATTCAGATATTGGTTGGCCAACTGTAAACATTTAGCgttctgttttttttgtttaaactgttcTCTCTTAAGCGCCTACATACAGTAGTGTCACTCAcctttaattttagataatctTTGTTTTGCTTGGcaaataaagataattgtttttaatatatctaaCAAGTCTTCCTGAGAAGTAGCTTTTCCACATTGTTTTTTAGGCTTTTGCTTTATAATTTATGGCATTTGATATCATCTTTGTTGAACATAAAAGACTATTTTGGACCCAGGAGTAAAATTTGCCCAatgatagtttaaaataatgctGCATTCTGATGTACAATGACATCCTCAgcccattttaaaagttttttaaaatgggcTGAGGACGCCATTTTACACCAGAATGCAACATTATTTTGAAGCATCATAGGGCAAATCTTATATacacaagtaaataaaaaatattttataatcaattataatatattctttGTTTATTTGTGTATACTCTATGGTAAAAAACACTTTCACCATAGAGcatacacaaataaataaagaattataattgaaataatacttttaagtaTCTTACTTTTGCTATAGAAATCACgaataattctaatttaataattgaaaaaaatttcttaacatttttcaaactaacttaaaaattaatacaaccACTGCTACTTGAATCCCTCaaaaatcttatcaaaaatAACGTTATTCTTTAATGTATTGAATTCTCATTTGCTAAATTTACTTACTTCATTCACTCAGAAACACACAAGAGATTAAAATGTGTTCCAGGAATGTGTAGGATCCTTTCTTTATATTCTTTCCTCTTCTACTCCACTTCAGTGCTACATACATTGATTGGACAgcgccaaaaataaaataaaatactgtcTGCAACATTTATTGGaaatgaatataaaatcaatgcaAAATTAAAAGTGGTTTCACAACAACACGGCAAACTTAATTCCGATTTCCAaagatgtattaaaaattatatattttaatattattttaattagtgtatattaattattactaagaactttacatttaattttaatatatcattgccatttttattttaagagtattcttttgaatatatatttttcttggtGTATTCTTGgtcttttgaatatatattttttttgaatatacacTTTTTCACTGGTGGTCATTAAAGGGcggtttttaaagtaatatagcCATTTATGTTCAATGAAAATCTCTGCGGAAAAGAGCCAATGATTTTctacttctaattattatttaaattctgacaTCCTTTATGGACGAACCCTTACACCATCAATTAATTAAATGTACcatcaaaagaaatgttttaaaaatagaaaaaaagaaaaggttttgaaaatagtaaacatgAGCTCGTAAAAtccatattttacatttattgcgagttcaatttaataattaatattaatcatctttataaataaatcgcATAGCAAAGTAAAGTTATAATTAGTCTCAGCAAAAATAACcgcaaatatttaattacaaaagaatattgaTTGCAAGCGATTGCACACAATCTTTGCAACGAAGAataccaataattatttttttatagtcataaaatgttattatgacaaaaaaaaattaaatttatgccgtaacacaaaataaaaatgcttgtCCAGTATAATAAGTATAcataaaatactaatttaaacttttaaagaaatagcatttgcgggtgtttaattaaacaaatttgtttactttttagattatactttatttcttgctagtttttttatataatatttgctgaCGTCGGAAGACATTGCAAAGAACTATTTACAAACATTGAGAAGTGAATTTTACAAGCAAGTTGCCGAGAAAATCCCAATTTTCAAGAAGTTTTTTCcaaaagacatttttacaattatgcGATAGTGTAGTTATACCAATAGCGGCGGTTTTATTTCAAGTTTCacacaattaataaattagaatttCTTATGCTATTTTCctattagtatttaataataattaattttcaataatttttagaactattattaaactttaaattagcAAACCATATTTGAAGAATGGGATTTTATTTACCTTTAAAttggaaattttaattttatgagcattTGAGAATACTGCGCTTGACGGGACCCCACAGGGCTAGTCTACACCCtgatgtgtgtgtgtatatatatatatatatatatatatatatatatatatatatatatatatatatatatatatatatatatatatatatatatatatatatatatatatatatatatatacacacacatatacatacatatatatatatatatacatgtatatatatatatatatatttgaaagatgacatcttgtatgagagtatattatatattattttaaaacatcaagaaatacagtttctctcaatacaaataatattattttataagaaattttcgctgggtTATAGATACCAGTATCATCAGCttgtaaaatgtttacattttacaaGCTGATGATACTGGTATCTATAacccagcgaaaatttcttataaaataatattatttgtattgagagaaactgtatttcttgacgttttaaaataatatatatatatatgtatatttatatacatctatatatatatgtatatatatatatgtatatatatatatatgtatatatatatgtatatatatatatatatatgtatatatatatatatatgtatatatatgtatatatatctatatatatatatatatatatatatatatatatatatatatatatatacatatatatatatatatatatacacatatatatatatatatatatacatatatatatatatatacatatatatatatatatacatatatatatagatatatataaatatatatatatatatatatatatatatatatatatatatatatatatatatatatatatatatatatatatatatattattgttgtgcaagatattttgtaataaataacaaaaatagtcaacgttttaaaaatgtcatttctAATAATTTGTCTATTCATCGAATGATGAATAgacaaattattagaaatattcaCTTTCAAATTCTGAATTTCCAATAGTAAATAGTTATGGTAGTAGTTCAAACTTCCACTAATGATGTAATCGTGGGTTTACAATGTTTTTCGGTTTTTATTGGTTGTGATaagattattttgattatttatattcTGTTtaactgtttaattatttaatgttctgtttaactgtttaattatttaacgttctgtttaaatgtttaagacATTTAACAGCAGCAGACGATGGGAGGGCAACATTATACATGATGAAAAATTTGCGGACATGGGGGTACcgctttaataaatttaaagttttgtcaCGATCTTCCAAATATTGCAGTCCCTCAATCTCACCTCGAGATTGTAGTAACACTGAATTCAGACTTTGTTCAGGCTCATCCTTTCCCAcgaacattaaaaaatcaagGTAGCTTGAGTCTAGATCATTTGCCTATGCTTGTGATCTATTATTAAAATTGCTTTGCAGCTGTTAATTGCAATACTCCTGTAGTGTAGTCAAAAATAACTTCTATAGTTTGTCTACAACAGCAACATCTTCTCCAATAATTCGTTGTAATTTAAATGCCGGATGCAATATTGCCACAAGTGCTGATTGTTGTGTCTGAAAGTGAAATAGTCTATGAAGCCAACATTGATGTCAGATAAAATGTTGGTTGACAGTGCAGAGCAAAACCTCAATAACTGGTCAGCAGAAAGTTTTAAGTACTGGTGATGTAACTGAAACAAAGAATATCAACTCTTGTTCCTTGAAAATTGCACATCAAGAGCTTTACAGAGTGCTTCCAGCTTGTCGATACTGTGCAACAAAATACTGCAATGAGAATCATAGTAAACATTCCATTTTGTAGTAACTGGAGTCACCCTAAAATATCTGATAATATTTTGTTGGATTGCTGTCTGTTTACCTTATTCCATATTGCTGATAGCTTGCCATTGCTAGAATAAAGTAGTAAGCGATATCTTGCATTCACTTAAGAAGTTACTGTTACAGATTCAAAAGAGCAGCACAACTCTGATGAGCTGGCAAGACAACTGGttcattttcaatttca containing:
- the LOC136080326 gene encoding tigger transposable element-derived protein 4-like, with protein sequence MFIGVKSIPCRYRAQPKSWMSAELFEEWVKEIDRKFSFQKRKIPLIVDNCSAHPNVQKLDWVELIFLPPNTTLITQPMDQGVNRSLKAKYRLLTVKKQIAALEKENKMLKFSILIAMFMLTKAWNSIPDQTFINCFKKSVISLEAVEQLVNDANDLFCDLDVDETVMENIDFDVCIANKSSDEDIIAEVSEHDAIEIEEESDDCALVFLTMLQNQV